A genomic stretch from Algoriphagus halophilus includes:
- a CDS encoding DUF3276 family protein, with translation MEDQRGYDREEIFSKKVKAGKRTYFFDIKSTRANDYYLTITESKRRVNGDSFSYEKHKIFLYKEDFFKFVEALNESVDHVKNELLPDVDFDQYEKEEEESSNELKWE, from the coding sequence GTGGAAGATCAAAGAGGTTACGACAGGGAAGAAATCTTTTCGAAAAAAGTGAAGGCAGGAAAGAGAACCTACTTTTTCGATATCAAATCGACCCGTGCTAACGATTATTATCTAACGATTACAGAAAGTAAAAGAAGAGTTAACGGAGACTCTTTTTCATACGAAAAGCATAAAATTTTCCTTTATAAAGAAGATTTTTTCAAATTCGTTGAAGCATTGAATGAGTCAGTAGACCATGTTAAAAATGAACTACTGCCAGATGTTGATTTTGATCAATATGAAAAAGAGGAAGAAGAATCTTCCAACGAGTTAAAATGGGAATAG
- the cas6 gene encoding CRISPR-associated endoribonuclease Cas6, which produces MRVRLIFSLKNKGSYLPFHHQYILAQFLKGLIVKGGREEFYNYNFFNFSGLKGQTKVSRSGLHYYSSLVTLVLSSQSEDFMDYLLEQVFATPKVELGNLILVPEYTEIEVEPELETSNKFVCISPLVLIIPAFNEEAGKRFISPDSDEFSDLLYESTLTRMERSGWYTPEQMESFFKFQVVPDMVYVNKLKEQQKKFARIYAVYDMDVKYEVRGYTLPFTLYAAPEVQDFVFKCGLGAFTHKGFGMLDLATHPPGARTKTYKFKREGFVPYKPNERVRQNVAPPAEENDSETESED; this is translated from the coding sequence GTGAGAGTTAGACTTATATTTTCCCTAAAAAACAAAGGCTCCTATTTGCCTTTCCATCATCAGTATATCCTTGCCCAATTCCTAAAGGGACTGATCGTAAAAGGTGGACGAGAAGAATTTTACAATTACAACTTCTTTAACTTTTCTGGACTAAAAGGACAGACCAAAGTAAGCAGAAGCGGTCTTCACTATTATTCCAGTCTTGTCACTCTTGTACTATCTTCGCAAAGTGAGGATTTCATGGACTATCTATTAGAGCAAGTTTTTGCTACTCCAAAAGTAGAGCTTGGAAACTTAATCTTAGTCCCTGAGTATACTGAAATTGAAGTTGAACCAGAATTGGAGACTTCGAATAAGTTTGTTTGTATTTCACCTTTGGTACTGATCATCCCAGCATTCAATGAAGAAGCTGGTAAACGATTTATCAGTCCAGACAGTGATGAGTTCTCTGACCTATTGTACGAATCTACATTGACTCGTATGGAGCGTTCTGGTTGGTATACTCCGGAACAAATGGAGTCTTTCTTCAAATTTCAAGTGGTTCCTGATATGGTTTATGTGAATAAACTGAAAGAACAGCAGAAGAAATTTGCAAGAATCTATGCAGTGTACGACATGGATGTAAAATATGAAGTACGTGGTTACACCCTACCATTTACTTTATATGCAGCTCCTGAGGTACAGGATTTCGTCTTCAAATGTGGTCTTGGTGCCTTTACCCATAAAGGTTTTGGCATGTTGGATTTGGCGACTCATCCTCCTGGAGCAAGAACAAAAACTTACAAATTTAAAAGAGAAGGCTTCGTCCCTTATAAGCCAAATGAGCGAGTAAGGCAAAATGTAGCACCTCCAGCAGAAGAGAATGATTCGGAAACTGAATCTGAAGATTAA
- a CDS encoding type IX secretion system plug protein produces the protein MKYVPVLFLAILLVFSTYVDAQVEDKVYKDHIQSVRIFPLGPTTGSQLDAPVVSILGGKQLVLLFDDLAYDPELYSATLIHCDADWKQSDLKNNDFLVPFNEFNIQDYDYSINTRIPYIHYKFLIPQVTKSGNYVVKVYRRRDPDDVILTKRFMVYEDLLTVGAGIVPPSQTANIRGQQQINTVVNYSKVEVMNPESQVKVIIRQNQRWDNAKYLTKPTFINQSSKTLRYEDFDGGNAFDASNEFRFVDLRFMRATGQNVGAMRVEEDAVFGESLANKPRRNEAYSQYLDLNGQYIVDTNDRPGGDPELESQYVYMTFNVDVPKGTEPIYLLGSLTNWGKAPEAKFEWDEKFQIYRTSLLLKQGWYDYQLGYLKNGVFVTESFEGSHFETENVYEVFVYLRALGSRYDQLVGYSVLQPNRRRL, from the coding sequence ATGAAGTATGTCCCTGTTTTATTTTTAGCGATTTTATTGGTTTTTAGTACCTATGTGGATGCCCAAGTGGAGGATAAGGTATATAAAGACCATATTCAATCTGTAAGAATATTTCCTTTGGGGCCGACTACTGGGAGCCAATTGGATGCACCTGTTGTTTCAATTTTGGGAGGAAAACAACTTGTTCTGTTATTTGATGATTTGGCTTATGATCCTGAATTGTATTCAGCAACTTTGATTCATTGTGATGCAGATTGGAAACAGTCAGATTTAAAAAACAATGACTTTCTGGTTCCTTTTAATGAATTTAATATTCAAGATTATGATTATTCGATAAACACCCGAATACCCTATATCCATTACAAGTTTCTCATTCCCCAAGTGACCAAATCGGGGAATTATGTGGTCAAAGTTTATCGCAGAAGAGATCCGGATGATGTGATCCTAACCAAGCGATTCATGGTTTATGAGGATTTGTTGACAGTAGGGGCGGGGATAGTACCTCCATCTCAAACAGCCAATATCCGGGGGCAGCAGCAAATCAACACAGTGGTAAATTATTCAAAGGTGGAGGTTATGAACCCCGAATCACAGGTTAAAGTGATTATTAGGCAAAATCAGCGCTGGGACAATGCCAAATACCTGACTAAGCCTACTTTTATCAACCAGAGCTCAAAAACGCTCCGATACGAGGATTTTGATGGCGGGAATGCATTTGATGCCAGTAATGAGTTTCGATTTGTGGATCTCAGGTTTATGAGAGCCACTGGACAGAATGTTGGTGCCATGAGAGTAGAGGAGGATGCAGTTTTTGGCGAATCCTTGGCAAATAAACCAAGGCGGAATGAGGCTTACTCCCAATATTTGGACTTGAATGGCCAGTATATTGTGGATACAAATGATCGGCCAGGGGGAGACCCAGAACTGGAAAGTCAATATGTTTACATGACTTTTAATGTAGATGTTCCCAAAGGAACTGAGCCCATCTATTTGTTAGGATCTTTGACCAATTGGGGGAAAGCTCCAGAAGCTAAATTTGAGTGGGATGAGAAGTTTCAGATCTATAGAACCTCCTTATTGCTCAAACAAGGTTGGTACGATTATCAGTTAGGTTACCTGAAGAATGGCGTATTTGTAACGGAATCATTCGAGGGGTCTCATTTTGAAACTGAAAACGTATATGAGGTCTTTGTGTACCTCAGAGCATTAGGATCAAGATATGATCAATTGGTAGGCTATTCAGTATTGCAGCCTAATCGAAGGAGGTTATAA
- a CDS encoding ABC1 kinase family protein produces MTGNLNEQESIPVSKVQRAAKFISTGAKVGGNYVKHYAKKVVRPGLDKEELHQNNASDIYNSLSQLKGSALKVAQMMSMDKNLLPRAYQDKFTMAQYSAPPLSYPLVVKTFQKYFGKSPDQMYDTFTRSAVNAASIGQVHQATKDGQTLAVKIQYPGIADSVGSDLKLVRPFALRLLNMNERELDHYMEEVEEKLLEETDYHLEVQRSREISSACAHIPNLKFPNYYDEYSSDRIITMDWIEGKHLKEWLETNPSQEARNKIGQALWDFYHHQVHNLKQVHADPHPGNFIVQDSDQLGIIDFGCVKVIPEDFYSGYFALIKKDLLIKPQELDQIFFDLEFISEKDTKEEQAYFKGVFREMISLLGKPFHVDRFDFSDDGFFEQIFQLGDRISNDKMFKKSRQARGSRHGLYINRTYFGLYNLLNQLQAEIDTTKPDWLK; encoded by the coding sequence ATGACAGGAAATTTAAACGAACAGGAGTCTATTCCAGTTTCCAAAGTTCAGAGAGCGGCAAAATTCATCTCTACAGGCGCAAAAGTAGGAGGGAATTATGTGAAGCATTATGCAAAAAAGGTAGTGAGACCTGGTTTGGATAAAGAAGAGCTTCATCAGAATAATGCCTCAGATATTTATAATTCTTTGAGTCAATTGAAGGGTTCAGCGTTGAAAGTGGCTCAGATGATGTCCATGGATAAGAATTTATTGCCAAGAGCATATCAAGACAAGTTTACGATGGCTCAGTATTCGGCTCCCCCACTTTCTTATCCTTTGGTGGTAAAAACTTTCCAGAAGTATTTCGGGAAATCTCCTGACCAGATGTACGATACTTTTACCAGGTCAGCGGTCAATGCAGCTTCTATTGGACAGGTTCATCAAGCTACAAAAGATGGCCAAACCTTGGCTGTAAAAATCCAATATCCAGGTATTGCAGATTCGGTAGGTTCAGACTTGAAATTGGTTCGGCCATTTGCGCTTCGATTATTAAACATGAATGAGCGGGAACTGGATCATTACATGGAAGAAGTGGAGGAGAAGCTCTTGGAGGAAACGGATTATCATTTGGAAGTACAGCGATCGAGAGAAATTTCTTCAGCATGTGCCCATATTCCAAATCTCAAATTCCCTAATTACTATGATGAGTATAGTTCCGACCGAATTATCACCATGGACTGGATTGAAGGGAAACATTTGAAGGAATGGTTGGAGACAAATCCTTCTCAGGAGGCCAGGAATAAAATTGGTCAAGCCCTGTGGGATTTTTACCACCACCAAGTCCATAACCTCAAGCAAGTACATGCAGACCCACACCCTGGGAATTTCATTGTCCAGGATTCGGATCAATTGGGAATCATTGATTTTGGATGTGTCAAAGTGATACCTGAAGATTTTTATTCAGGATACTTTGCATTGATTAAAAAGGATTTGTTAATAAAACCACAGGAGTTGGATCAAATCTTTTTTGATCTCGAATTTATTTCTGAAAAGGATACCAAAGAGGAGCAAGCGTATTTTAAAGGAGTCTTTAGAGAGATGATTTCATTATTAGGGAAGCCATTTCATGTGGATCGTTTTGACTTTTCAGATGATGGATTCTTTGAACAAATTTTTCAGCTAGGAGATAGAATTTCCAATGATAAGATGTTTAAGAAATCCCGTCAGGCAAGAGGATCCAGACATGGGCTCTATATCAACCGCACTTATTTTGGGTTGTATAACCTGTTGAACCAATTGCAAGCAGAAATTGATACGACCAAGCCAGATTGGCTGAAATAA
- the ychF gene encoding redox-regulated ATPase YchF, with protein sequence MALQCGIVGLPNVGKSTLFNALSSAKAEAANFPFCTIEPNVGVVTVPDNRLKILEQLVNPQKVLPTVIEFVDIAGLVKGASKGEGLGNKFLANIREVDAVIHVIRCFEDENIVHVAGSVDPIFDKEVIDTELQLKDLESIDKKILKTEKIAKSGDAKAKKELETLTLFKEALTSGKNARSVEVEKEDLEAVKDLHLLTIKPVLYVANVDENSILTGNKYVDQLRENVKEENAEVIVLCAAIESQIAEFEDLEEKELFLGEYGLEESGLNKLIAAAYSLLNLITYFTAGVQEVRAWTIVKGWKAPQAAGVIHTDFERGFIKAEVIKLADYQQFKTEAGCRENGKISIEGKEYVVKDGDIMHFRFNV encoded by the coding sequence ATGGCCTTACAATGTGGCATCGTAGGACTTCCAAACGTTGGAAAATCCACTTTATTTAATGCTCTTTCCAGTGCAAAAGCAGAAGCTGCTAACTTCCCTTTTTGTACCATCGAACCTAATGTAGGAGTAGTCACAGTCCCTGATAATAGACTTAAAATATTAGAACAACTGGTCAATCCTCAAAAAGTACTCCCTACTGTTATCGAGTTTGTGGATATAGCTGGCCTTGTTAAAGGGGCTAGTAAAGGGGAAGGACTAGGAAATAAATTTCTTGCAAACATCCGTGAAGTAGATGCTGTCATTCACGTTATCAGATGTTTTGAGGATGAAAACATCGTCCATGTAGCAGGAAGTGTTGATCCGATTTTTGATAAAGAAGTGATCGACACGGAGCTTCAGTTGAAGGACCTGGAATCCATCGACAAGAAAATCTTAAAGACTGAGAAAATTGCCAAATCAGGGGATGCCAAAGCTAAAAAAGAGTTAGAAACCCTGACACTTTTCAAAGAAGCCTTAACCTCTGGTAAAAATGCACGTTCAGTAGAAGTAGAGAAAGAAGACTTAGAGGCAGTTAAAGATCTACATTTATTGACTATCAAGCCTGTATTGTATGTAGCCAATGTGGATGAAAACAGCATTCTCACTGGTAACAAATACGTGGATCAGTTAAGAGAAAATGTAAAAGAAGAAAATGCGGAAGTAATCGTTCTTTGTGCAGCTATTGAATCTCAGATTGCAGAATTTGAAGATTTGGAAGAAAAAGAACTGTTTTTAGGTGAATATGGTTTAGAAGAAAGTGGACTCAATAAACTAATAGCTGCCGCTTATTCGTTATTGAACCTAATCACCTACTTTACTGCCGGTGTTCAAGAAGTGAGGGCATGGACAATTGTCAAAGGTTGGAAAGCCCCACAAGCCGCAGGGGTAATCCATACGGATTTTGAAAGAGGTTTTATTAAAGCTGAAGTCATTAAACTAGCTGATTATCAACAATTCAAAACAGAAGCAGGGTGCCGTGAAAATGGAAAAATTTCCATAGAAGGAAAAGAATATGTGGTCAAAGATGGCGATATCATGCATTTTAGATTCAATGTTTAA
- a CDS encoding acyl-CoA reductase: protein MILSKRIEAFIKLGRTIQNLDEEAKEELYWRSQNGNNWFTQESVSSSLEGIVFMLQEDKLKKWLGEYEIKEEVEPKSVGVLMAGNIPLVGFHDLMTVLISGNKACVKLSSSDTILMNWVINQLIQIEPEFKSFISVEEMLKGKDAYIATGSDNSARYFNYYFGKYPSIIRQNRTSIAILSGEETPEDLKNLGKDIFKYFGLGCRNVSKIFVKSKEQLEDLLDALEGYASIANHHKYHNNYEYNKSIYLVNNEPHLDNGFLILKESKELVSPISVLYYEIYDSKNDLLKKLESIKEKIQCIVADSSYWGGGVFFGCAQQPEPWDYADEVDTMEFLIGLN, encoded by the coding sequence ATGATTTTATCCAAGAGAATAGAAGCATTTATCAAATTAGGACGAACCATTCAGAATTTGGATGAAGAGGCGAAAGAGGAGCTATACTGGAGATCCCAAAATGGGAATAATTGGTTTACTCAAGAATCAGTTTCTTCCTCCCTGGAAGGAATAGTATTCATGCTTCAAGAAGATAAGCTGAAAAAATGGCTTGGTGAATATGAGATAAAAGAAGAGGTGGAACCAAAATCAGTAGGAGTTCTGATGGCTGGAAATATTCCGTTAGTAGGTTTTCATGATTTGATGACCGTATTGATTTCAGGGAATAAGGCTTGTGTTAAATTAAGTTCCTCGGATACCATATTGATGAATTGGGTGATTAATCAACTTATTCAGATTGAGCCGGAATTCAAGTCCTTCATTTCGGTAGAGGAAATGCTCAAAGGAAAAGATGCTTATATCGCAACTGGAAGTGATAATTCAGCAAGGTATTTTAATTATTACTTTGGAAAATACCCTAGTATTATCAGACAAAACCGAACTTCGATCGCGATTCTTTCTGGAGAAGAGACTCCTGAGGATTTGAAGAATTTGGGGAAAGATATTTTTAAATATTTTGGACTGGGATGTAGGAATGTTTCTAAGATTTTTGTGAAATCTAAAGAACAACTCGAGGATTTATTGGATGCTTTAGAAGGATATGCTTCCATCGCGAATCATCATAAGTATCACAATAATTATGAGTACAATAAATCCATCTACCTGGTCAATAATGAACCTCATTTAGATAATGGTTTTCTGATTCTTAAAGAATCTAAAGAGCTTGTATCACCTATTTCGGTCCTTTATTATGAGATCTATGATTCCAAAAATGACCTGTTGAAAAAATTGGAATCTATAAAAGAAAAAATTCAGTGTATTGTCGCAGATTCTTCTTATTGGGGTGGTGGAGTTTTTTTTGGTTGCGCCCAGCAACCTGAACCTTGGGATTATGCTGATGAGGTGGATACCATGGAGTTTTTAATCGGATTAAATTAG
- a CDS encoding AI-2E family transporter gives MQRFFIYLILFIAIFLLFGWYFSNITLYLVISLILAALLRPMTNQLNDFHLLGQHIPRWMAILVSYSSIVLLLVLLSFLFLPLINNQVIILSDLDLNTIYQEVRGPVSKIENFLFRYQLIESQPGYLFEELRSQLLETIKGIDFGAFISNVLNITSSLFIGLMAVLFITFFFLLENGLLRRNLLNLIPNPYFELSVATFTKVEKLLSNYLSGLLLQMLAIFSIASFGLTLVGVDYALTIGLFAAVANLIPYAGPILGASFGIIVGISTGDYTQNHELNFLLLKIISVFGVVQMTDNVFLQPMIFSKSVKAHPLEIFVVIFAGAKIAGVTGMIFAIPVYTIFRVSILEFYQGYKSYRIFKIK, from the coding sequence ATGCAGCGCTTTTTTATTTATCTGATTCTATTTATTGCCATCTTCCTACTATTTGGATGGTATTTTTCAAATATTACCCTATACCTGGTTATTTCTCTTATCCTGGCCGCACTACTTCGTCCGATGACGAACCAACTGAATGATTTTCACCTTTTGGGTCAACATATACCTAGGTGGATGGCCATCTTGGTTTCCTATTCATCCATTGTCCTGTTATTGGTATTGTTAAGTTTTCTGTTTTTACCCCTTATCAATAACCAAGTAATCATCCTGAGTGATCTGGATTTAAATACTATTTATCAGGAAGTCCGAGGCCCTGTTTCAAAAATTGAAAATTTCCTATTCCGATATCAGCTTATCGAAAGTCAACCTGGCTATTTATTTGAAGAACTAAGGTCCCAATTATTAGAAACCATCAAAGGAATTGATTTTGGAGCCTTTATATCCAATGTATTAAACATTACCAGTAGTTTATTCATCGGTTTGATGGCGGTCTTATTTATCACCTTTTTCTTCCTTTTAGAAAATGGGCTTTTAAGAAGAAACTTGCTCAATTTAATCCCGAATCCCTATTTCGAATTATCTGTAGCCACGTTCACAAAGGTTGAAAAACTACTTTCAAATTATTTATCTGGACTTTTACTCCAAATGCTGGCTATTTTTTCCATCGCGAGTTTTGGACTTACTTTAGTTGGGGTAGATTATGCCTTGACCATAGGCTTATTTGCAGCTGTAGCCAATCTTATTCCTTATGCAGGCCCTATCCTCGGTGCATCATTTGGAATTATCGTAGGGATATCAACTGGAGATTACACACAAAACCATGAACTGAATTTCCTTTTATTAAAAATTATATCGGTTTTTGGGGTCGTACAAATGACAGACAATGTATTCTTACAACCCATGATTTTTTCTAAATCTGTAAAAGCGCATCCCCTTGAAATTTTTGTTGTTATCTTTGCGGGTGCAAAAATCGCCGGGGTAACCGGGATGATTTTTGCCATCCCAGTTTATACCATTTTTAGAGTATCTATCTTAGAATTCTATCAAGGGTATAAATCCTATAGAATCTTTAAAATTAAATAA
- a CDS encoding ABC-F family ATP-binding cassette domain-containing protein, with product MLSISNLSYFIGGRPLYENANLHIKPKDKIGLVGQNGTGKSTLLKIISGDYQPTSGEVQKAKDCSIGFLNQDLLSYQSDESILNVALAAFKETLDLQDEIDQVLKEMETDYSEEIMNRLATLQDRFEANEGYTIKAKAEEVLEGIGFKTSDLQKPLRTFSGGWRMRVMLAKLLLEKPSLLMLDEPTNHLDLPSIQWVENYLKTYEGAVVVVSHDQTFLDNCITSTVEVANHTLTLYSGNYSFYKEEKKERMEIQQNAYENQQQMIKQTEKFIERFRAKATKSNQVQSRIKALDRMERVHEVVNDEVSVNFKFKFSKQSGRDVVTLDNISKAYGDNVILKNTSARIERGDKIALIGANGKGKSTLLRIIDGSEKGITGRTEGYNVIKSFFAQHQLEALTLDNEIIQEMSQAGSAKTEMELRGVLGCFLFSNEEVFKKIKVLSGGEKSRVALAKTLISEANFLLLDEPTNHLDFQSVNILIQALQQYEGTFVTVSHDRHFIKGVANKIWYIENYEIKEYPGTYEEYEFWKSQQVEEKEADTPKPAKKEKPAPTQSQNEINQAKKELKKLEENLSRVEKEIEKLESQKTDVELKMADPALYANEDELKKVQDLHQSIHRKMDDLNSEWEVLVDEISALQEVLA from the coding sequence ATGTTATCGATTAGTAATCTCTCTTATTTCATAGGCGGACGTCCTTTATACGAAAATGCCAACCTTCATATCAAGCCAAAAGATAAAATTGGACTGGTAGGACAGAATGGTACAGGTAAATCTACTCTCTTGAAAATTATTTCCGGAGACTATCAACCTACATCAGGAGAAGTCCAAAAAGCCAAAGATTGTTCCATTGGGTTTTTAAATCAGGATCTGCTTTCTTATCAATCGGATGAAAGTATTTTAAATGTGGCCTTGGCAGCATTTAAAGAGACCTTGGATCTTCAAGATGAAATTGATCAAGTTCTCAAAGAAATGGAAACCGATTATTCGGAAGAAATCATGAATCGGTTGGCAACCTTGCAGGACCGCTTTGAGGCAAACGAAGGGTATACCATCAAAGCAAAGGCAGAGGAGGTATTGGAGGGAATTGGTTTTAAGACCTCGGATCTTCAAAAGCCACTTCGAACATTTTCCGGAGGTTGGAGAATGCGGGTCATGCTAGCCAAACTTCTATTGGAAAAGCCATCTCTATTGATGCTAGATGAGCCAACAAACCACTTGGATTTACCATCCATTCAATGGGTAGAGAACTACCTGAAGACTTATGAAGGTGCAGTGGTAGTGGTTTCTCACGACCAAACCTTTTTGGACAACTGTATCACCAGTACGGTTGAAGTAGCCAATCATACGTTGACGCTTTACTCTGGGAATTACTCTTTCTATAAAGAGGAGAAGAAAGAGCGGATGGAGATTCAACAGAATGCGTATGAAAATCAGCAGCAAATGATCAAACAAACGGAAAAGTTCATTGAACGATTCCGTGCAAAAGCCACCAAATCCAATCAGGTCCAATCTAGGATCAAGGCGCTGGATCGGATGGAACGTGTGCATGAAGTAGTCAATGACGAAGTGTCTGTAAACTTTAAGTTTAAATTTTCAAAGCAATCGGGAAGGGACGTCGTAACCTTGGATAACATCTCAAAAGCCTATGGAGATAATGTTATTTTGAAAAATACTTCAGCGCGAATTGAGAGAGGGGATAAGATTGCTCTGATTGGAGCGAATGGGAAAGGAAAGTCAACCTTACTAAGAATCATAGATGGCTCAGAAAAGGGAATTACCGGAAGGACTGAAGGCTATAATGTCATCAAGTCATTTTTTGCTCAGCATCAACTAGAAGCCCTGACTTTAGACAATGAGATCATTCAGGAAATGTCCCAGGCAGGTAGCGCAAAAACTGAAATGGAACTTCGAGGGGTTTTAGGCTGCTTTTTGTTTTCCAATGAGGAGGTGTTTAAGAAAATCAAAGTCCTTTCCGGAGGGGAGAAGTCCAGGGTGGCTTTGGCCAAAACACTGATTTCAGAAGCGAACTTTTTGCTGTTGGATGAACCTACCAATCACCTGGACTTTCAGTCTGTCAATATCTTAATCCAAGCACTGCAGCAATACGAGGGTACTTTTGTCACTGTTTCTCACGATCGGCATTTTATTAAAGGGGTGGCGAATAAGATTTGGTATATTGAAAATTATGAGATTAAAGAGTACCCTGGAACCTATGAGGAATATGAGTTTTGGAAATCTCAGCAAGTAGAGGAGAAAGAAGCTGATACTCCCAAACCAGCCAAGAAAGAGAAACCTGCTCCCACACAAAGCCAAAATGAAATAAATCAGGCCAAAAAAGAGTTGAAGAAGTTGGAGGAAAATCTATCTAGGGTTGAAAAGGAAATAGAAAAGCTGGAGTCTCAGAAAACGGATGTGGAGCTGAAAATGGCTGATCCTGCATTGTATGCCAATGAAGATGAGTTGAAAAAAGTGCAGGATCTTCATCAGTCTATTCATCGAAAAATGGATGATTTGAATTCAGAATGGGAGGTATTGGTAGATGAAATATCGGCTCTTCAAGAAGTCCTGGCTTAA
- a CDS encoding PQQ-dependent sugar dehydrogenase → MKTISTLTLSVLLTTASMTMSCEQKKEVKIEPIQTVNSANKRDISQATAEVQLDKLTLPPNFKIDVWAADIPNARAMTITEEGIVFVGNRQEDKVYAVIDENGDGKADSKFILAEGLQMPNGVAYKDGDLYVAEVSRILRFKDIKNNLGNPSYEVVYDGYPTETHHGWKFIAFGPDGKLYVPVGAPCNICDPEEDIFASITRLDVNAANPEPEVYAHGVRNTVGFDWNPQTGNMWFTDNGRDMMGDDIPNCELNKITAVGQHFGYPYWHAGDVKDPEFGDAGGAQSDYIAPAALMGPHNAPLGMRFYEAGMFPSSYDNSIFVAKHGSWNRSKKSGYVVAVEKLDGNSNVTGEEIFIQGWLDEASQEAWGRPVDVQELPDGSMLISDDMAGVIYRVTYNSAE, encoded by the coding sequence ATGAAAACCATTTCAACATTAACATTATCTGTGCTTTTGACAACAGCCTCGATGACGATGAGCTGTGAACAAAAGAAGGAAGTGAAAATTGAACCCATACAAACTGTAAATTCTGCCAATAAAAGAGATATTTCTCAGGCAACGGCGGAAGTACAATTGGATAAACTTACCCTGCCTCCCAATTTTAAAATCGATGTTTGGGCTGCGGATATTCCAAATGCCAGAGCCATGACCATTACAGAGGAAGGGATTGTGTTTGTAGGAAACAGGCAAGAAGATAAAGTTTATGCCGTGATTGATGAGAATGGCGATGGCAAAGCTGATTCAAAATTCATCTTGGCAGAAGGTTTACAAATGCCAAATGGTGTAGCCTATAAAGATGGGGATTTGTATGTGGCTGAAGTAAGTAGAATTTTAAGATTCAAAGACATCAAAAATAATCTGGGCAATCCAAGTTATGAGGTGGTGTATGATGGTTACCCAACAGAAACACATCATGGATGGAAATTCATTGCATTCGGGCCTGATGGTAAACTCTATGTACCAGTGGGTGCTCCATGTAATATTTGTGACCCAGAAGAGGATATTTTTGCAAGTATTACCCGTTTAGATGTCAATGCAGCTAATCCAGAGCCGGAAGTTTATGCCCATGGAGTTAGAAATACGGTAGGGTTTGACTGGAATCCCCAAACAGGAAATATGTGGTTCACCGACAATGGAAGGGATATGATGGGCGATGATATTCCCAATTGCGAACTCAATAAAATCACAGCAGTTGGTCAGCATTTTGGTTATCCTTATTGGCATGCAGGTGATGTCAAAGATCCAGAGTTTGGAGATGCCGGAGGTGCTCAATCTGACTACATCGCTCCTGCCGCACTAATGGGACCCCACAATGCTCCCCTAGGCATGCGTTTTTATGAAGCAGGAATGTTTCCTAGTAGCTATGACAACTCCATATTTGTAGCAAAGCATGGTTCTTGGAACCGAAGCAAAAAATCAGGATATGTGGTTGCAGTGGAGAAATTAGACGGAAACTCCAATGTAACTGGAGAGGAAATCTTTATCCAAGGTTGGCTCGATGAGGCCAGTCAAGAAGCCTGGGGCAGACCAGTCGATGTTCAGGAGCTTCCAGATGGAAGCATGCTGATTTCAGACGATATGGCGGGAGTTATTTATAGAGTCACCTACAACTCTGCGGAATAA
- a CDS encoding 4Fe-4S binding protein, whose product MAIMITDECINCGACEPECPNTAIYEGGVEWTWGGGTSLKEVTLEDGTVVDANEAQEPVSDEFYYIVTAKCTECNGFHEEPQCAAVCPVDCCVDDPDHVETEEELLAKKALMHGE is encoded by the coding sequence ATGGCAATAATGATTACTGACGAATGCATCAACTGTGGTGCATGCGAGCCTGAATGTCCAAATACTGCAATCTATGAAGGCGGTGTAGAATGGACTTGGGGAGGAGGAACATCTCTTAAAGAAGTAACCTTGGAAGACGGTACGGTTGTAGATGCGAATGAAGCACAGGAGCCTGTTTCAGATGAATTTTATTACATCGTAACTGCTAAGTGTACAGAATGTAATGGTTTCCACGAAGAGCCCCAATGTGCGGCAGTATGTCCAGTAGATTGTTGTGTGGATGACCCTGATCATGTCGAGACAGAGGAAGAATTGCTTGCAAAAAAAGCATTAATGCATGGTGAATAA